From the genome of Polyangiaceae bacterium, one region includes:
- a CDS encoding FGGY-family carbohydrate kinase, which produces MQDRHYLGIDVGTGSVRAALFDGSGKRLGMGVHPITLHRPETDFVEQSSDEIWNAACKATRAALAEAGDRPERVVGIGFDATCSLVLLDEQDAPVTVSPTGDDHWNVIVWMDHRAIEQAKRINAGGHDVLRYVGGVISPEMETPKLLWLSEHLGSSYRRAARFFDLPDFLTYRATGVDVRSLCTTVCKWTYLGHEPGRDGSIGRWDDAYFRAIGLGDLVDAGYARIGRRVRPMGERAGGLSAKSARELGLSEGIAVAVPIIDAHAGGLGLIGIPDGGNAPDEAMMEERLALIGGTSTCHMASSREPRFVPGVWGPYASAMIPGLWLTEGGQSATGALIDHVIQSHARGPELSEEARKRGTSVYALLNERLDVLSAKAAFPAELTRGVHVFPDHHGNRSPRADPTLRGMMSGLSLDNDVDALAVQYLATIQALAHGTRHILTEMNKAGYRIGTLFATGGDTKNPVFLREHADVTGCRVVLPKEPEAVLLGSAILGAVASGDKPSVLAAMAAMTESGTVVLPNGGDVKAFHDRKHRVFSKMYDDQMAYRALMDE; this is translated from the coding sequence ATGCAAGACCGTCACTATCTCGGGATCGACGTGGGTACGGGCAGCGTGCGCGCCGCGCTTTTCGATGGCTCTGGCAAGCGCCTCGGCATGGGCGTGCATCCCATCACGCTTCATCGCCCCGAAACGGACTTCGTCGAGCAATCGTCCGACGAGATATGGAACGCCGCCTGCAAAGCAACGCGGGCGGCCCTCGCGGAAGCTGGAGATCGGCCAGAACGCGTCGTCGGTATCGGTTTCGATGCGACGTGTTCGCTGGTTCTTCTGGACGAACAGGATGCGCCCGTGACCGTGAGTCCCACGGGAGATGATCATTGGAACGTCATCGTGTGGATGGATCATCGTGCGATCGAGCAGGCCAAGCGCATCAATGCGGGCGGGCATGACGTGCTTCGATACGTGGGCGGCGTGATTTCACCCGAAATGGAAACGCCGAAGCTCTTGTGGCTTTCCGAGCATCTTGGGAGCAGTTATCGCCGCGCTGCTCGTTTCTTCGATTTACCTGATTTTCTCACCTATCGCGCAACGGGCGTCGATGTCCGGTCGCTTTGCACCACCGTCTGCAAGTGGACCTATTTGGGCCACGAACCTGGGCGAGATGGAAGCATTGGGCGCTGGGACGATGCCTATTTTCGCGCGATTGGTTTGGGCGATCTCGTGGACGCGGGATACGCGCGCATCGGCAGGCGCGTGCGTCCGATGGGCGAACGCGCGGGAGGTTTGTCCGCGAAGTCTGCGCGTGAGCTGGGTTTGTCCGAGGGGATTGCCGTTGCAGTTCCGATCATCGACGCGCATGCCGGAGGCCTCGGATTGATAGGCATTCCCGATGGGGGCAACGCGCCCGACGAAGCCATGATGGAAGAGCGTCTGGCATTGATTGGTGGAACGTCGACGTGTCACATGGCATCTTCGCGCGAGCCGCGATTCGTGCCCGGCGTGTGGGGGCCTTATGCGTCCGCAATGATTCCGGGCTTGTGGCTCACCGAAGGTGGGCAAAGCGCAACGGGCGCGCTCATTGATCACGTGATTCAATCGCATGCTCGCGGCCCCGAGCTTTCCGAGGAGGCGCGGAAGCGCGGAACGTCGGTGTATGCGCTGCTCAATGAGAGGCTCGACGTGCTCTCGGCAAAGGCGGCCTTTCCGGCAGAATTGACGCGTGGCGTGCACGTTTTTCCGGACCACCATGGCAATCGTTCGCCACGAGCGGATCCTACGTTGCGCGGTATGATGAGCGGTTTGTCGCTCGATAACGACGTGGATGCGCTCGCGGTGCAATACTTGGCGACGATCCAAGCATTGGCGCATGGGACGAGGCACATTCTTACGGAAATGAACAAAGCTGGGTATCGCATCGGAACGCTCTTCGCGACGGGTGGCGACACAAAAAACCCGGTTTTCCTGCGCGAACATGCGGACGTAACGGGATGTCGAGTGGTTTTACCCAAAGAACCCGAGGCGGTACTTTTGGGTTCGGCCATTCTCGGTGCGGTTGCATCGGGCGACAAGCCGAGCGTGCTCGCAGCAATGGCTGCGATGACGGAGAGCGGCACGGTCGTCCTTCCGAACGGCGGCGACGTGAAGGCGTTTCACGATCGAAAGCATCGCGTGTTCTCGAAGATGTACGACGATCAAATGGCCTATCGAGCGCTGATGGACGAGTGA
- a CDS encoding ParB N-terminal domain-containing protein, with protein MAQARKRAATKPAQAVESDGSPAKRTRRKKDVAPSSRGLSADDLVTETLDANLEALTDAIHNDGGSVLSVYRDPLGGHPVLLAGLPVERVEPTPFQRNLSETHAKRLASVLEKVDVFLDPIIAVRRPNGHYWTPNGLHRLEAMKRLGGRALVALVLPDEHVAFQILALNTEKAHNLHEKSVEVIRMAQALVDAGTDRTERDFAFEFEEPALVTLGICYESHPRFSGSQYLGILRATCDFLDRPLHEALDVRRAHATRLVELDDRITEVVSALKARGFVSPYLKSFVVARCNPLRFRRGATLAFDDVVARMLDAAAEFDVEHVRPDQIARTAGPPLEEAA; from the coding sequence GTGGCGCAGGCAAGGAAACGCGCGGCGACCAAGCCCGCACAGGCGGTCGAGTCCGATGGGTCGCCAGCGAAACGAACGCGGCGCAAGAAGGACGTTGCTCCCTCCTCACGCGGTTTGTCCGCGGACGATCTCGTCACCGAAACGCTCGACGCGAACCTCGAAGCGCTCACGGACGCCATTCACAACGATGGCGGCTCGGTGCTGTCCGTTTATCGCGATCCGCTCGGTGGGCACCCCGTTCTGCTCGCCGGTCTGCCTGTCGAACGTGTCGAGCCCACACCTTTTCAGCGCAATCTCTCCGAAACGCACGCCAAACGCTTGGCATCCGTTCTGGAGAAAGTGGATGTTTTTCTCGATCCCATCATCGCCGTTCGTCGCCCCAACGGACATTATTGGACCCCCAACGGTCTGCATCGCCTCGAAGCGATGAAGCGTCTCGGCGGTCGCGCGCTCGTCGCGCTGGTTCTTCCGGACGAACACGTCGCGTTTCAGATCCTCGCGCTCAACACGGAAAAAGCGCACAACCTGCACGAAAAATCGGTCGAGGTCATCCGCATGGCGCAGGCGCTCGTCGACGCCGGCACCGATCGCACCGAGCGTGACTTCGCGTTCGAATTCGAGGAGCCGGCGCTCGTCACACTCGGCATCTGCTACGAGTCGCACCCGCGGTTTTCAGGGAGTCAGTACCTCGGGATCCTGCGCGCAACGTGCGACTTTTTGGATCGACCACTTCATGAGGCGCTCGACGTCCGACGTGCGCATGCGACGCGTCTCGTCGAGCTGGACGATCGCATCACGGAGGTCGTGTCTGCACTGAAAGCGCGAGGGTTCGTCAGTCCGTACCTCAAGTCGTTCGTCGTGGCGCGATGCAATCCGCTTCGCTTTCGACGCGGTGCAACGCTCGCCTTCGACGACGTCGTGGCGCGCATGCTCGATGCGGCAGCCGAATTCGACGTGGAGCACGTGCGGCCCGATCAGATCGCTCGAACGGCAGGTCCACCGCTCGAAGAGGCCGCGTAG
- a CDS encoding GNAT family N-acetyltransferase: MNVSSSNWQERYRDKICTPEEAIRLILPGRRIMVGSHACEPNQLVSALVTHGDHLADNEIVHLMTLGKAPYVKPGLEKRFRHTAFFIGANTREAIHEGRADFMPVFLSEIPALITSRRVRIDVLLIQVSPPDMHGYCSLGVSVDITRAALDAADLVLAEVNEQMPRTHGDSFVHVNRLAKLIPVDSPLHEHLPESLDEVDRAIGRHIASVVPNGATLQLGIGKIPDATLEALEHHHDLGIHTEMFSDGVKRLVEKGVITCGKKTLLPGKIVTSFIIGSRDLYEWVDDNPFIEMRSCSFTNDPFVIARHDKMAAINAALAVDLTGQVAADTLMGRFFSGIGGQVDFIRGAARSRGGKPIIAMRSTAKNGTVSRIVPVLEAGAGVVTSRGDVHYIATEHGVVDLWGKNIRQRALALIEIAHPDHRSDLLAAAKQRKYVFPNQIVVQAAYPWGEARQEKLPNGDTVLVRPARISDEDALRDLFYRLSDESTYRRFMSHKREHPHEEMLELVNLDYDHNMALIVSRVENDCEEIIGMARYDVDPATRMADVAFVIRDEQQNRGIGTLLMRRMIEVGKARGLAGFAADVLVQNKPMMAIIQKSGQTVHLDLRGNTYHVELCF; encoded by the coding sequence ATCAACGTGTCATCGAGCAATTGGCAAGAGCGGTATCGGGACAAAATCTGCACGCCCGAAGAGGCGATACGACTCATTTTGCCGGGTCGTCGCATCATGGTCGGCTCGCACGCCTGCGAACCGAACCAGCTCGTCAGCGCGCTCGTGACGCACGGCGATCACTTGGCGGACAACGAGATCGTTCACTTGATGACGCTCGGAAAAGCGCCCTACGTCAAGCCTGGTCTCGAGAAGCGATTTCGGCACACGGCGTTTTTCATTGGAGCCAACACGCGTGAGGCGATTCACGAGGGTCGCGCGGACTTCATGCCGGTGTTTTTGTCCGAGATTCCAGCGCTCATCACATCGCGCCGCGTCCGCATCGACGTGCTCCTCATTCAAGTTTCCCCGCCCGATATGCACGGTTATTGCAGCCTTGGCGTTTCGGTGGACATCACACGTGCGGCGCTGGATGCAGCGGATCTGGTCCTCGCCGAGGTCAACGAGCAAATGCCGCGCACGCATGGAGATTCGTTCGTGCACGTGAATCGTCTGGCAAAGCTGATTCCGGTCGATTCGCCTTTGCACGAGCATTTACCCGAATCCCTCGACGAAGTGGACCGGGCCATCGGTCGGCACATTGCGAGCGTCGTACCAAATGGCGCAACGCTTCAGCTTGGAATTGGCAAGATTCCCGACGCGACGCTCGAGGCGCTCGAGCACCACCACGACTTGGGCATTCACACCGAAATGTTTTCCGACGGCGTCAAACGCCTCGTGGAAAAAGGTGTCATCACGTGCGGCAAGAAGACGCTTTTGCCGGGCAAAATCGTCACGTCGTTCATCATTGGCTCGCGCGATTTGTACGAGTGGGTGGACGACAATCCGTTCATCGAAATGCGCTCGTGCAGCTTCACGAACGATCCTTTCGTCATTGCACGGCATGACAAGATGGCGGCCATCAACGCGGCGCTGGCCGTGGACCTGACGGGTCAAGTTGCAGCCGACACGCTGATGGGACGGTTTTTCTCGGGGATTGGCGGACAAGTGGACTTCATCCGCGGAGCTGCGCGGAGCCGCGGGGGCAAACCCATCATTGCCATGCGATCGACCGCAAAAAATGGCACTGTGAGCCGTATCGTTCCGGTCTTGGAGGCAGGCGCAGGTGTCGTCACGAGCCGCGGGGACGTGCATTACATCGCGACGGAGCACGGCGTCGTCGATTTGTGGGGCAAAAATATTCGGCAAAGAGCGCTCGCGCTGATTGAAATTGCGCATCCGGATCATCGATCCGATCTGCTCGCAGCGGCCAAGCAACGGAAATATGTTTTTCCGAATCAAATCGTGGTGCAAGCTGCCTACCCCTGGGGCGAGGCTCGGCAGGAAAAGCTGCCCAATGGTGATACGGTCCTCGTGAGGCCCGCTCGGATTTCCGACGAAGACGCTTTGCGGGACTTGTTTTACCGATTGTCCGACGAGAGCACGTACCGGCGGTTCATGTCCCACAAGCGCGAGCATCCGCACGAGGAGATGCTGGAGCTCGTCAATTTGGATTACGATCACAACATGGCGCTCATCGTGTCACGCGTCGAAAATGATTGCGAAGAGATCATTGGCATGGCGCGTTATGACGTGGACCCTGCGACGCGCATGGCCGACGTTGCTTTCGTCATCCGAGACGAACAGCAGAACCGTGGAATTGGGACGCTTTTGATGCGCCGCATGATCGAGGTTGGCAAGGCTCGTGGACTCGCAGGGTTCGCCGCCGATGTGCTCGTGCAGAACAAGCCCATGATGGCTATCATTCAGAAGAGCGGCCAGACGGTGCACTTGGATCTTCGAGGGAACACGTACCACGTCGAGCTTTGCTTCTGA